One genomic segment of Streptomyces niveus includes these proteins:
- a CDS encoding ATP-binding protein: protein MATVELRFSAQPEHVRTARLVAAAVARRAGVDEAVLDEVRLAVGEACSRAVGLHRSHGITAPVRVVLTEEEKVFSIEVGDEVPAPGTTAAAENVPVSRRSVLAGDLYETDTGDGEDEMGLAVISGLVDDVEVTSDGAGGVIRMSWPTAAAVALP from the coding sequence ATGGCCACCGTTGAACTCCGCTTCAGCGCCCAGCCCGAGCACGTCAGGACGGCCCGTCTGGTGGCGGCTGCCGTGGCGCGCCGGGCCGGTGTCGACGAAGCAGTGTTGGACGAGGTCAGGCTCGCCGTCGGTGAGGCGTGCAGCCGAGCGGTCGGTCTGCACCGCAGCCACGGCATCACCGCGCCCGTGCGGGTCGTGCTGACCGAGGAGGAGAAGGTCTTCTCCATCGAGGTCGGCGACGAGGTGCCCGCCCCGGGCACCACGGCCGCCGCCGAGAACGTGCCCGTCTCCCGCAGGTCCGTCCTCGCGGGCGATCTCTACGAGACGGACACGGGCGACGGCGAGGACGAGATGGGTCTCGCGGTCATCAGCGGCCTCGTCGACGACGTCGAAGTGACGTCGGACGGCGCCGGCGGCGTCATCCGGATGAGCTGGCCGACCGCCGCGGCGGTCGCGCTCCCCTGA
- the bldG gene encoding anti-sigma factor antagonist BldG, producing MDLSLSTRNVSGPGGDRTVVEVGGEIDVYTAPKLREQLVELVNDGSYHLVVDMEGVDFLDSTGLGVLVGGLKRVRAHEGSLRLVCNQERILKIFRITGLTKVFPIHTTVEEAVAATD from the coding sequence GTGGACCTGTCCCTGTCGACTCGCAATGTGTCCGGCCCCGGCGGCGACCGTACGGTCGTCGAGGTCGGTGGCGAGATTGATGTGTATACCGCGCCCAAGCTGCGCGAGCAGTTGGTCGAGTTGGTGAACGACGGCAGTTACCACCTGGTCGTCGACATGGAGGGCGTGGACTTCCTGGACTCGACCGGTCTGGGCGTGCTCGTGGGTGGACTCAAGCGTGTGCGTGCCCACGAGGGCTCGCTGCGGCTCGTCTGCAACCAGGAGCGCATTCTCAAGATCTTCCGGATCACTGGCCTGACCAAGGTGTTCCCCATTCACACCACGGTCGAAGAGGCCGTCGCCGCCACCGACTGA
- a CDS encoding DEAD/DEAH box helicase yields the protein MAFNHLPAAMHDALGPLSATPVTDSVPMATNHGPGRPPESGDSRPSPGTVLDRLTAGAGRAARITHTEHLPPRAGRHAVWPDRIRPEVINAIQLAGVDHPWAHQATAAEHALDGESVVIATGTASGKSLAYLAPVLTTLLEGSEAPNGRGTTALYLSPTKALAADQRRAVKALAAPLGNSVRPAVYDGDTPVEEREWVRQYANYVLTNPDMLHRGILPAHPRWSSFLRSLRYVVIDECHTYRGVFGSHVAQVLRRLRRVCARYGSDPVFLLASATAAEPASAAGRLTGLPVHEVADDASPRGEVVFALWEPPLTELHGEKGAPVRRTATAETADILTDLTLQDVRSVAFVRSRRGAELVSVIAQERLAEVDRSLVGRVAAYRGGYLPEERRALERALHSGELLGLAATTALELGIDVSGLDAVVIAGYPGTRASLWQQAGRAGRAGQGALAILVARDDPLDTFLVHHPEALFQQPVESTVLDPDNPYVLAPHLCAAAAELPLTEADLALFGPAVPELLPQLVTAGLLRRRTTGWYWTRRERAADLADIRGEGGRPVQIVEAGTGRLLGTVDEGASHTAVHDGAVHLHQGRTYLVKRLDLADSVALVEEATPPYSTTARDTTAISVLETDTEIPWGGGRLCYGSVEVTNQVVSFLRRRLITGEVLGESKLDLPPRTLRTRAVWWTVTEDQLDAARVNPEQLGGALHAAEHASIGMLPLFATCDRRDIGGVSVPLHPDTLLPTVFVYDGHPGGAGFAERAFHTAREWLTATREAIASCECEAGCPSCIQSPKCGNGNEPLHKRAAVRLLGELLRSAPPPKTETPDPPDLPGPRTAEAGAEVTG from the coding sequence ATGGCATTCAATCACTTACCGGCAGCCATGCACGACGCCTTAGGACCATTGTCCGCCACGCCAGTGACAGACTCGGTGCCGATGGCCACGAATCACGGTCCTGGCAGGCCGCCCGAGAGCGGGGACTCCCGCCCCTCCCCCGGTACGGTCCTGGACCGGCTCACCGCGGGAGCGGGCCGGGCCGCGCGCATCACCCATACGGAGCACTTGCCCCCACGTGCGGGTCGTCATGCGGTCTGGCCCGATCGCATCCGGCCGGAAGTGATCAACGCCATTCAACTGGCCGGGGTCGACCACCCGTGGGCCCACCAGGCCACCGCCGCCGAGCACGCCCTGGACGGCGAATCCGTCGTGATCGCCACCGGCACCGCGTCCGGCAAGTCCCTCGCCTACCTCGCGCCGGTCCTCACCACGCTCCTGGAGGGCTCCGAGGCACCCAACGGTCGCGGCACGACCGCCCTGTACCTCTCCCCGACGAAGGCGCTCGCCGCCGACCAGCGGCGGGCCGTGAAGGCACTCGCCGCACCGCTCGGCAACAGCGTGCGCCCCGCCGTGTACGACGGTGACACCCCCGTCGAGGAGCGCGAATGGGTACGCCAGTACGCCAACTACGTCCTCACCAACCCCGACATGCTGCACCGCGGGATACTCCCAGCCCACCCCCGCTGGTCCTCCTTCCTGCGCTCCCTGCGCTACGTCGTCATCGACGAGTGCCACACCTACCGCGGTGTCTTCGGCTCCCATGTCGCCCAGGTCCTGCGCCGGCTGCGGCGTGTCTGCGCGCGGTACGGCTCCGACCCCGTCTTCCTCCTCGCCTCGGCCACCGCCGCCGAGCCCGCGTCGGCCGCCGGACGGCTCACCGGTCTGCCCGTCCACGAGGTCGCCGACGACGCCTCGCCGCGCGGCGAGGTCGTCTTCGCCCTCTGGGAGCCCCCTCTCACCGAACTCCACGGCGAGAAGGGCGCACCGGTCCGCCGTACCGCCACGGCGGAGACGGCCGACATCCTCACCGACCTGACCCTCCAGGACGTTCGTTCGGTCGCCTTCGTACGGTCCCGGCGCGGCGCCGAACTGGTCTCGGTCATCGCCCAGGAACGCCTCGCCGAGGTCGACCGCTCCCTCGTGGGACGCGTCGCCGCCTACCGGGGCGGCTACCTCCCCGAGGAGCGCCGTGCCCTGGAGCGCGCCCTGCACTCCGGCGAACTCCTCGGCCTCGCCGCCACGACCGCCCTGGAGTTGGGCATCGACGTCTCCGGCCTCGACGCCGTCGTCATCGCCGGCTATCCGGGCACCCGCGCCTCCCTGTGGCAGCAGGCGGGCCGCGCCGGACGGGCCGGGCAGGGCGCGCTGGCCATCCTGGTCGCCAGGGACGATCCGCTGGACACGTTCCTCGTCCACCACCCCGAGGCGCTGTTCCAGCAGCCGGTCGAGTCCACCGTCCTCGACCCGGACAACCCCTACGTCCTCGCCCCCCATCTGTGCGCGGCCGCCGCCGAACTACCGCTCACCGAGGCCGATCTGGCCCTCTTCGGCCCGGCGGTGCCCGAGCTGCTGCCGCAGCTCGTCACCGCGGGCCTGCTGCGACGGCGCACCACCGGCTGGTACTGGACCCGCCGCGAGCGGGCCGCCGATCTCGCCGACATCCGGGGCGAGGGCGGCCGGCCCGTCCAGATCGTCGAGGCGGGCACCGGCAGGCTGCTCGGTACCGTCGACGAAGGGGCCTCCCACACCGCCGTGCACGACGGCGCCGTCCATCTGCACCAGGGCCGCACCTATCTGGTGAAGCGATTGGACCTGGCGGACTCGGTCGCGCTCGTCGAGGAGGCCACCCCGCCGTACTCCACCACCGCGCGCGACACCACCGCCATCTCCGTCCTCGAAACCGACACGGAGATTCCGTGGGGCGGCGGACGCCTCTGTTACGGCTCCGTCGAGGTCACCAACCAGGTCGTCTCCTTCCTCCGCCGCCGGCTCATCACCGGCGAGGTCCTGGGCGAGAGCAAACTCGATCTGCCTCCCCGCACACTGCGCACCCGCGCCGTCTGGTGGACGGTCACCGAGGACCAACTCGACGCCGCCCGGGTCAATCCCGAGCAGTTGGGCGGCGCCCTGCACGCCGCCGAGCACGCGTCCATCGGGATGCTCCCGCTGTTCGCGACCTGCGACCGCCGGGACATCGGCGGCGTGTCCGTACCGCTCCACCCGGACACCCTGCTGCCGACGGTCTTCGTGTACGACGGCCACCCCGGCGGGGCGGGCTTCGCCGAACGCGCCTTCCACACAGCGCGCGAATGGCTCACCGCGACCCGCGAGGCGATCGCCTCGTGCGAGTGCGAGGCGGGCTGCCCGTCGTGTATCCAGTCCCCGAAGTGCGGCAACGGCAACGAGCCCCTGCACAAGCGCGCGGCCGTACGGCTCCTCGGCGAACTCCTGCGGTCGGCGCCCCCGCCGAAGACGGAGACGCCGGACCCGCCGGACCTGCCCGGGCCACGGACGGCCGAGGCCGGAGCCGAGGTCACGGGCTGA
- a CDS encoding Rv3654c family TadE-like protein, whose amino-acid sequence MSRDRGSATVWAAMATTALIAVFAVILAMGQAVVARHRAGSAADLAALAAAGHALLGAEAACARAAEVAGAQGAQVVRCAVVGEIADVTARADFGPYAPTVRSRAGPPDALPASRSPAASATAPVQVPGAPPAPAPAAPAPPASGPVSPPPGALSP is encoded by the coding sequence ATGAGCCGGGACCGGGGGTCGGCGACGGTCTGGGCGGCCATGGCGACGACCGCGCTGATCGCCGTGTTCGCGGTGATCCTCGCCATGGGCCAGGCGGTGGTGGCCAGGCACCGCGCGGGCTCGGCGGCGGATCTGGCGGCGCTGGCGGCGGCCGGTCATGCGCTGCTCGGGGCGGAGGCCGCCTGCGCGCGGGCGGCCGAGGTGGCCGGGGCGCAGGGGGCGCAGGTGGTGCGGTGCGCGGTGGTCGGCGAGATCGCGGACGTGACCGCGCGGGCGGACTTCGGCCCGTACGCCCCGACGGTCAGGTCCCGCGCGGGCCCACCGGACGCGCTGCCCGCGTCCCGGTCCCCGGCCGCGTCCGCCACGGCACCGGTCCAGGTACCGGGGGCGCCACCGGCACCCGCGCCGGCGGCACCCGCACCGCCGGCCTCGGGACCCGTATCGCCGCCGCCCGGCGCCCTCAGCCCGTGA
- a CDS encoding TadE family type IV pilus minor pilin, with amino-acid sequence MAVPALVVFVAALLWALMAASAQIQCVDAARAGARAAARSEPRAAAVEAARSAAPAGAEVTLARSEDLWRVRVEAPTPGPRGIALTLAAEAVAPAEDSGADGSGPAKEVP; translated from the coding sequence GTGGCGGTGCCGGCACTGGTGGTATTCGTTGCGGCGCTGCTCTGGGCCCTGATGGCGGCCTCCGCGCAGATCCAGTGTGTGGACGCCGCGAGGGCGGGGGCGCGGGCCGCCGCCCGGTCCGAGCCCCGGGCCGCGGCGGTGGAAGCCGCCCGCTCGGCCGCCCCCGCGGGCGCCGAGGTGACGCTGGCCCGGTCGGAGGACCTGTGGCGGGTGCGGGTGGAGGCACCGACTCCGGGGCCCCGGGGAATCGCACTGACGCTCGCCGCGGAAGCGGTGGCACCGGCCGAGGACTCGGGGGCGGACGGGTCGGGGCCCGCGAAGGAGGTGCCATGA
- a CDS encoding DUF4244 domain-containing protein — protein sequence MKMRTGLSGRQAWRVVEGASRMSRLRRSRVRVGAVPRMGTGLWTRAGLRADSGNVSAEYAMVTLAACGLAAGLYKVVTSTSVTGALESVIGNALNAKF from the coding sequence ATGAAGATGCGGACGGGGCTGTCCGGACGACAGGCGTGGCGAGTGGTGGAGGGGGCGAGCAGGATGAGCCGACTGCGCCGGAGCAGGGTCCGTGTCGGCGCGGTTCCACGGATGGGAACCGGCCTGTGGACCCGTGCCGGCCTGCGGGCGGACTCCGGGAACGTGAGCGCCGAGTACGCGATGGTGACGCTCGCCGCGTGCGGTCTCGCCGCCGGGCTCTACAAGGTGGTCACGAGCACGTCTGTCACAGGCGCCCTGGAGTCGGTCATCGGGAACGCTCTCAATGCGAAGTTCTGA
- a CDS encoding type II secretion system F family protein, with protein sequence MNERLSQGDFVHSVWVAASLLAAVVSVVLAWSGWRRERAARGRMVALLGRETAPGRRRTRPEFGAGVRRWGPPLGIGCLGWALVGGIVGPAVGLACAYGVGRWLRTRKPDSTATTDEAARQLPLAADLLAACVSAGAGPREAAEAVGESLGGPVGDRLVSTAAALRLGGEPVETWGRFGEISGASDLARCLERAGSTGAPAAEPVTRLADRLRAERARQAAARAGRAQALITAPVGLCFLPAFLAVGVAPVVIGLATGLLRGN encoded by the coding sequence ATGAACGAGCGTCTTTCGCAGGGGGATTTCGTCCACAGCGTGTGGGTGGCCGCGTCGCTGCTGGCGGCGGTGGTGTCCGTCGTCCTCGCCTGGTCGGGGTGGCGGCGTGAACGGGCCGCGCGCGGACGGATGGTGGCGCTGCTGGGCAGGGAGACGGCGCCCGGTCGGCGGCGTACGCGACCGGAGTTCGGGGCCGGAGTCAGGCGGTGGGGGCCGCCGTTGGGGATCGGGTGCCTCGGCTGGGCCCTGGTCGGGGGGATCGTCGGACCGGCGGTGGGGCTCGCCTGTGCGTACGGCGTCGGGCGGTGGCTGCGTACCCGTAAGCCGGACTCCACCGCGACCACGGACGAGGCGGCGCGGCAATTGCCTCTCGCAGCCGATCTGTTGGCCGCCTGCGTGTCGGCCGGAGCGGGTCCGCGCGAGGCGGCGGAGGCCGTGGGCGAGTCGCTCGGCGGGCCGGTGGGCGACCGGTTGGTAAGTACGGCGGCGGCGCTGCGGCTCGGCGGCGAACCCGTCGAGACGTGGGGGCGGTTCGGCGAGATATCGGGCGCCTCGGACCTGGCCCGCTGTCTGGAGCGGGCCGGATCCACGGGAGCGCCGGCGGCGGAGCCCGTCACCAGGCTGGCCGACCGGCTCAGGGCGGAGCGCGCCCGGCAGGCGGCGGCGCGCGCGGGCCGGGCCCAGGCGCTGATCACCGCTCCGGTGGGGCTGTGCTTCCTGCCCGCCTTTCTGGCGGTGGGGGTGGCCCCGGTGGTGATCGGCCTGGCGACCGGGCTGCTGCGGGGCAACTGA
- a CDS encoding type II secretion system F family protein has protein sequence MEEMTLIPLPMSVTVLCAVVTSGLAVSHWVAGASVSRRAELLLSGGAGGLAGAAARRRAVPLWKRAATAVRQRLTRLPREWFCLPVAAVLALWGESVLPLIAGAVAVPLVGRRLRAGERRRAAERRAEAVRGLCDVFVGELRAGAQPADGLTTAVRAVGRDLGGLEIALVVADARFGGDVPAALRRAAWLPGAEGLVGVAACWRVAVDGGAGLAAGLERLGATLRAQRDQEDALRAQLAGAWSTVVVLALLPLVGLAMGWAMGADPMNVLLHTPAGLSCLVVGGLLEAVGFWWAGRIVRGGSAS, from the coding sequence ATGGAGGAGATGACCCTGATCCCGCTCCCGATGAGCGTCACCGTCCTCTGCGCCGTGGTGACCTCGGGATTGGCGGTATCGCATTGGGTGGCCGGGGCGTCGGTGTCACGGCGAGCGGAGCTGCTGCTCAGCGGCGGTGCCGGCGGCCTGGCCGGGGCCGCGGCGAGGCGGCGGGCGGTGCCGCTGTGGAAGCGGGCGGCGACGGCGGTCCGGCAGCGGCTGACGAGGTTGCCGAGGGAGTGGTTCTGTCTGCCCGTCGCCGCGGTGCTCGCTCTCTGGGGCGAGTCGGTGCTGCCGCTGATCGCCGGGGCGGTGGCGGTGCCGCTCGTGGGGCGGCGGTTGCGGGCCGGGGAGCGTCGGCGCGCGGCGGAGCGGCGTGCCGAGGCCGTGCGTGGTCTCTGCGACGTGTTCGTCGGGGAGTTGAGAGCCGGGGCGCAACCGGCCGACGGGCTCACCACGGCCGTCCGGGCCGTCGGCCGTGACCTGGGCGGCCTGGAGATCGCCCTGGTGGTCGCGGATGCCCGATTCGGCGGTGACGTCCCCGCGGCTCTACGCAGGGCGGCCTGGCTGCCGGGTGCGGAGGGTCTTGTCGGGGTCGCGGCCTGCTGGCGGGTCGCGGTGGACGGCGGGGCGGGACTCGCCGCCGGGCTCGAACGGCTCGGTGCCACTCTGCGGGCGCAACGGGATCAAGAAGACGCCTTACGGGCCCAGTTGGCCGGTGCGTGGTCCACGGTCGTGGTGCTGGCGCTGCTGCCCCTGGTGGGCCTGGCGATGGGCTGGGCCATGGGCGCAGACCCGATGAACGTGCTGCTGCACACCCCTGCCGGCCTGAGCTGTCTGGTGGTGGGCGGGCTGCTGGAGGCGGTCGGCTTCTGGTGGGCGGGGCGGATCGTCCGGGGCGGGAGCGCGTCATGA
- a CDS encoding TadA family conjugal transfer-associated ATPase: MSAVARPRGAQVGGALLDAVRQRLAESGAEPTPARVAAALRAQGRLLGDTEVLGAAEELRCELVGTGPLEPLLADPSVTDVLVSAPDRVWVDRGGGLELTDVSFADASAVRRLAQRLAAVAGRRLDDARPWVDARLPDGTRMHAVLPPVAVGSTHLSLRVVRPRAFSPAELTAAGTLPPGGERLLRALIEARVSFLISGGTGSGKTTLLSALLGLVGERERIVLAEDSAELRPDHPHVVRLEARPANQEGAGEVTLEDLVRQALRMRPDRLVVGEVRGAEVTTLLAALNTGHEGGCGTVHANTAADVPARLEALGTAAGLDRAALHSQLAAALSVVIHLVRDRAGTRRIAEVHVLERDAAGLVVPVPALRWGVEGFAYERGWPRLRSLIGEAL; the protein is encoded by the coding sequence GTGAGCGCCGTGGCGCGGCCCAGGGGCGCGCAGGTCGGTGGAGCGCTCCTGGACGCCGTACGGCAGCGTCTGGCGGAGAGCGGGGCCGAGCCGACCCCGGCGCGCGTGGCGGCGGCTCTGAGGGCCCAGGGGAGGCTCCTGGGGGACACGGAAGTGCTCGGCGCGGCGGAGGAGTTGAGGTGCGAGCTGGTCGGGACGGGGCCGCTGGAGCCCCTGCTGGCCGATCCGTCCGTGACCGACGTGCTGGTCTCGGCACCCGACCGTGTCTGGGTGGACCGGGGCGGCGGGCTGGAGCTGACGGATGTGTCGTTCGCGGACGCCTCGGCCGTACGGAGGCTGGCGCAGCGGCTCGCGGCGGTGGCGGGCAGACGGCTGGACGACGCGCGCCCGTGGGTGGACGCCCGGCTGCCCGACGGGACACGCATGCACGCGGTGCTGCCCCCGGTGGCCGTGGGTTCGACCCATTTGTCGCTGCGGGTCGTGCGGCCCCGCGCCTTCTCTCCGGCGGAACTGACCGCCGCCGGGACGCTGCCGCCGGGTGGCGAGCGACTGCTGCGGGCACTGATCGAGGCCCGGGTGTCGTTCCTGATCAGCGGCGGCACGGGCTCGGGGAAGACGACCCTCCTGTCGGCCCTGCTCGGGCTGGTGGGTGAGCGCGAGCGGATCGTACTGGCCGAGGACTCGGCCGAGTTGAGGCCCGACCACCCGCACGTCGTGCGCCTGGAGGCGCGGCCCGCCAACCAGGAGGGCGCGGGCGAGGTGACGCTGGAGGACCTGGTGCGGCAGGCGCTGCGGATGCGGCCGGACCGGCTGGTGGTCGGGGAGGTGCGCGGAGCTGAGGTGACAACACTTCTCGCGGCCCTGAACACGGGTCACGAGGGCGGCTGCGGGACGGTCCACGCGAACACCGCCGCCGACGTGCCCGCTCGGCTGGAAGCCCTCGGGACGGCCGCCGGGCTCGACCGGGCCGCCCTGCACAGCCAGTTGGCGGCGGCACTGTCGGTGGTGATCCATCTCGTACGGGACCGGGCCGGGACGCGTCGTATCGCCGAGGTGCACGTGCTGGAGCGGGACGCGGCGGGGCTGGTGGTGCCGGTGCCCGCGCTGCGCTGGGGCGTGGAGGGGTTCGCGTACGAACGGGGCTGGCCGAGGCTGAGGTCGCTGATCGGGGAAGCGCTGTGA
- the ssd gene encoding septum site-determining protein Ssd has product MAGFRTSDRSPVAEGRLAGPLIVTEDVELLDDLLRLCAAAGAEPEVHHSVPERRGGWESAPLVLVGDDAAARCRSATRRRDVLLVGRDQDDPDVWRRAVEIGAECVLRLPDAESWLVDRIADVAEGVGRQALTVGVIGGRGGAGASTLACALAVTAARQGLRTMLVDGDPLGGGLDVLLGGERVEGRRWPDFAASKGRVAGGALEESLPRLHDLRVLSWDRGDCVLVPPEAMRSVLAAARRRCGVVVVDLPRRVDEGVAEALAQLDVGLLVVPGELRAVAAAGRVASMVGMVLPDLRAVVRGPYATGLDDSWVADALRLPLVGELPKEPGLLAAQESGAPPGASARGPLARFCAAFWDRALVGAGDGSVTA; this is encoded by the coding sequence ATGGCTGGATTCAGGACGTCCGACCGCTCGCCGGTCGCCGAAGGGCGCCTGGCCGGACCGCTGATCGTGACCGAGGACGTCGAGCTGCTCGACGATCTGCTGCGCCTGTGCGCGGCCGCGGGCGCGGAGCCGGAGGTGCACCACTCCGTGCCCGAGCGGCGGGGCGGTTGGGAGTCCGCGCCGCTGGTGCTGGTGGGGGACGACGCGGCCGCACGCTGCCGGTCCGCGACCCGGCGCCGGGACGTGCTGCTCGTCGGCCGTGACCAGGACGACCCGGACGTATGGCGGCGGGCGGTCGAGATCGGCGCCGAGTGTGTGCTGCGGCTGCCCGACGCCGAGAGCTGGCTCGTGGACCGGATCGCCGATGTCGCCGAAGGGGTGGGGCGCCAGGCGCTCACCGTCGGGGTGATCGGCGGCCGGGGCGGTGCCGGGGCCTCGACGCTCGCCTGCGCCCTGGCGGTCACGGCGGCCCGGCAGGGCCTGCGGACCATGCTCGTCGACGGCGATCCGCTCGGCGGCGGACTCGACGTGCTGCTCGGCGGCGAACGGGTGGAGGGGCGCCGGTGGCCTGATTTCGCCGCCTCCAAGGGGCGGGTGGCGGGTGGTGCGTTGGAGGAGTCGCTGCCCCGGCTGCACGATCTGCGGGTTCTCAGCTGGGACCGGGGCGACTGTGTGCTGGTCCCGCCCGAGGCCATGCGGTCCGTCCTCGCGGCGGCCCGCAGGCGGTGCGGGGTCGTGGTCGTGGATCTGCCGCGCCGGGTCGACGAGGGCGTGGCGGAGGCGCTGGCGCAGCTGGACGTCGGGCTGCTGGTGGTGCCGGGAGAGCTGCGGGCCGTCGCGGCCGCCGGCCGCGTCGCGTCCATGGTGGGCATGGTCCTGCCGGACCTGCGGGCGGTGGTCCGCGGGCCGTACGCGACCGGGCTGGACGACAGTTGGGTGGCCGACGCGCTGCGGCTGCCGCTCGTGGGTGAACTTCCCAAGGAGCCGGGCCTGTTGGCGGCCCAGGAGAGCGGAGCGCCGCCGGGGGCGAGCGCGCGGGGACCGCTGGCGCGGTTCTGCGCCGCGTTCTGGGACCGGGCGCTGGTGGGTGCCGGGGACGGGAGCGTGACCGCGTGA
- a CDS encoding HAD family hydrolase: MLDFVENHSLPRTAAFFDLDKTVIAKSSTLTFSKSFYQGGLINRRAVLRTAYTQFVFLAGGADHDQMERMREYLSALCKGWNVQQVKEIVAETLHDLIDPIIYDEAASLIEDHHTAGRDVVIVSTSGAEVVEPIGELLGADRVVATRMVVGEDGCFTGEIEYYAYGPTKAAAVKALAASEGYDLDRCYAYSDSATDLPMLQSVGHPYAVNPDRALRREAVARDWPILVFNRPVRLKQRLPAFSMPPRPALVAAAAVGAAAATAGLVWYASRRRQTASA; this comes from the coding sequence ATGCTCGACTTCGTGGAAAACCACTCCTTGCCTCGCACAGCGGCCTTCTTTGACCTGGACAAGACGGTCATTGCGAAGTCGTCGACGTTGACCTTCAGCAAGTCCTTCTATCAAGGCGGACTGATCAACCGCCGAGCCGTACTGCGCACCGCATACACGCAGTTCGTCTTTCTCGCCGGCGGCGCCGATCACGACCAGATGGAGCGCATGCGCGAGTACCTCTCCGCGCTCTGCAAGGGCTGGAACGTCCAGCAGGTCAAGGAGATCGTCGCCGAGACGCTGCACGATCTCATCGACCCGATCATCTACGACGAAGCCGCCTCCCTCATCGAGGATCACCACACGGCCGGACGCGACGTGGTGATCGTCTCCACGTCCGGCGCGGAGGTCGTCGAGCCCATCGGCGAACTCCTCGGCGCCGACAGGGTCGTGGCGACCCGCATGGTCGTCGGTGAGGACGGCTGCTTCACGGGCGAGATCGAGTACTACGCGTACGGGCCGACCAAGGCCGCGGCGGTCAAGGCGCTCGCCGCGTCCGAGGGATACGACCTGGACCGCTGTTACGCGTACAGCGACTCCGCCACCGACCTGCCGATGCTCCAGTCGGTCGGCCATCCGTACGCGGTCAATCCGGACAGGGCGCTACGGCGGGAGGCGGTGGCCCGTGATTGGCCGATTCTCGTCTTCAACCGGCCGGTCCGGCTCAAGCAGCGACTGCCCGCCTTCTCGATGCCGCCACGGCCGGCACTCGTGGCGGCGGCAGCGGTGGGCGCGGCCGCGGCCACCGCCGGACTGGTCTGGTACGCGAGCCGGCGACGCCAGACGGCTTCGGCGTGA
- a CDS encoding oxidoreductase encodes MSTTASNASSAPRGHDPLATLGSLPGVPDAVDSVREAVDRVYGHRVMRRRSNEVTSEAALRAARGSAALSGADWALEEVRRRSDFGSSADALTVGAALRLTAEAGQLLSIWRQSPVRVLARLHLVAAGGVGAEVTAAEGSGIAGETVGRPRLAGEPVVEAPGPDSPKPLIEAPLPGADEVAGRLDGLSELVVQGSSAPALVTAAVVHGELLALRPFGSYNGLVARAAERIVLIGSGLDPKSICPSEAGHAELGRAAYVAAFDGYLSGTPEGMAVWIAHCGRAVELGVRESTAVCEALQRGAA; translated from the coding sequence ATGAGTACGACAGCTTCGAACGCTTCGTCCGCTCCACGAGGGCATGACCCTCTCGCCACACTTGGCTCCCTGCCGGGCGTCCCCGACGCGGTGGATTCGGTGCGCGAGGCGGTCGACCGGGTCTACGGGCACCGGGTGATGAGACGGCGCAGCAACGAGGTCACCTCGGAGGCGGCGCTGCGTGCGGCGCGCGGATCGGCGGCGCTCTCCGGGGCGGATTGGGCGCTGGAAGAGGTGCGCAGGCGCAGCGACTTCGGCTCCTCGGCCGACGCGCTGACGGTGGGGGCGGCGCTGCGCCTGACGGCCGAGGCGGGCCAACTCCTCTCCATCTGGCGACAGTCGCCGGTACGGGTACTGGCGCGGCTGCATCTGGTGGCGGCCGGTGGCGTCGGCGCTGAGGTCACGGCTGCCGAAGGTTCCGGGATCGCGGGGGAGACGGTGGGCCGGCCGAGGCTCGCCGGTGAACCGGTCGTCGAGGCGCCGGGGCCGGACAGCCCCAAACCGCTGATCGAGGCACCGCTGCCCGGCGCCGACGAGGTGGCCGGACGGCTGGACGGCCTCTCGGAGCTGGTGGTCCAGGGGAGTTCGGCGCCCGCGCTCGTCACGGCGGCCGTGGTGCACGGCGAACTGCTGGCGCTGCGCCCCTTCGGCTCGTACAACGGCCTGGTGGCGCGCGCCGCCGAACGGATCGTGCTGATCGGCAGTGGGCTCGACCCCAAGTCGATCTGCCCGTCCGAGGCCGGACACGCGGAGTTGGGGCGCGCCGCGTACGTGGCGGCGTTCGACGGTTATCTCTCGGGGACGCCGGAGGGGATGGCGGTCTGGATCGCGCACTGCGGGCGCGCGGTCGAACTGGGTGTCAGGGAGTCGACTGCCGTGTGCGAGGCGCTCCAGCGCGGCGCGGCCTGA